DNA from Roseofilum capinflatum BLCC-M114:
CCTGTTTAGTCGCTCGCAGGCGCAAGCGAATCATATTTTGTTGGGTTGAGTTGCTTCCTGGACTCAAGGTTTCCATATCCTTTTGCAGAGCTAGATTAGCCCGTTGCAAATAGGGGAGAGCCTCCGGCCCCATGCTAAACAGGGCCTGTTGAATGGTCTCTACTAAACTAACGTCAGTTTCTTGGACTAATAAATCGACCAAAAATTGATAGGCTTTGGGGTCTTTGAGGGTTCCCAAGGCCAAAATTGCCTCTGTCTGGTCGGACTTAGCCACCGAGCGATCGAGATTTTGCACCAATTCTAAAAAGAGTTGATTATCCTGAGCATCCCCTTCCCGGACAGTGGTTTGGGACTGAATAAAAATTTGGGTTCCCACAAACGTCACCAGTACCGAACCCAAGCCTAAACCCATGGCCGTCACCAGGGTAATACCGGGATGGGTTTGCATCCAAGTCCATAAACTGGGTTCATCTTTCCCGGTTTTAGGAGTCAGGGCCAAAGCGCCGGGGGGGTCTTCTCCAGGGTTGCCATAGGTGAGGGTTAGGGGTTCGGAGATGGGATAAGTACCCGCAATGCGGTCATGGAAAGCGCGATAGTAGCGGTCAAAGAGGCCGCTAAACACTTCCACGGTGAGCATTAAACCCGATAGGCCCAGTAAAATGGCCAGTTGGGGAAAAGCGCCGCTATAGCGCCAAATGGCATAGGCCAGGCCGATGGGCAGCCCCCAACGCCCGATCGCCTCCCGAACCAGGGCCCGTCCTAAGCCGGGAACCCCCCCATTAAAAGAGATGACGCGCACCCCTAACCAGCGTTTAGGGGAGGTTTGGCCGGTCGTTCCCAGCAGATAGAGTTGCCATCCAGCGACAGCCACCGGAGCAATAAAAGCCACTGACCAGAGCAAGTTAGTGAGGGGAGAAACCGGGTTTTGGCGATCGCTCATGGGTAAGGCTAAGGTTTTGGCGATCGTCTCTTGGCCAGTAGCGACCATAGAATTGAGAGGAACTGGGGTTTGAGTCCCTCGATCTTGGGCATAATCCCCCAAACCATAGGGAACGGCTGCACTGACGACCACCATTGATACTTCCACCACCCAAGCACTAAACCGCCGTAAGGATAAAGGAGGACGACGGAGTTTGAAAGGGGGATTGGGGTTACTCTCTTTAGGGGCCGTTGAACTTGCCATAGGGTCGAGTCTTGAACTGGGAATGAATCTAAAAGGATGCTTGTACCAGGGAAAGACCTGAATGTATTCCCTGTGGTCTGTCTTCCCCTAGACAAAGCTTTTTGAACTTTAACCTAATTTTGCGAGGGGTCAGACTCAATTAAGAATTTGTAACCTAAATATAAAGCTCCCCCTAAAACCGCTAAGGTGATTAAGGTCGTGACCAAACGCAGGAAGAGATTGAGAAAACCAAAGCCAATAACTACTGCCACTCCAGCAACGACCAGTTTGCCGGTACTCGATAGGGTTTGATACCAATTTTGGATTTTTGTCAATAGGCCTTTGACTGACCCAGAACTAAAAGTGGAGTTATAGGAACGATTGAGTTGTTCTTCGAGTTCTCGCAGACGGCGATTAGTGTCGCGGGGGTTTTCAGAATCCATGGTTTTATCCTCTGCAAACGGCAACTCTATTAGGATAACGTTTCTTGGAGAACGGCGAGGGCAGATCCATTTAGGGACTGTCTTATTGTTTTGTTACAATAAAACAGCCTTGCACGAGACGGGCAATTTCAGGGACTTGAGTTACAGATGAAGAGAAGAATAGTAACTGACACGATGACCGACAATCAAGGAGAATAAACCCATGGAACAAGTGATTGTGATTAATGCTGCAAATTTTAGCCCGGAAGTCTTAGAGCCATCTTATCAACAACCCGTATTACTGGATTTTTTTGCCACCTGGTGTGGCCCTTGTCAAATCATTAAGCCAATTTTAGAGAAGCTGGCGGTTGAATATGGGATTACGTTAGCGAAGGTGGATATCG
Protein-coding regions in this window:
- a CDS encoding pentapeptide repeat-containing protein — its product is MASSTAPKESNPNPPFKLRRPPLSLRRFSAWVVEVSMVVVSAAVPYGLGDYAQDRGTQTPVPLNSMVATGQETIAKTLALPMSDRQNPVSPLTNLLWSVAFIAPVAVAGWQLYLLGTTGQTSPKRWLGVRVISFNGGVPGLGRALVREAIGRWGLPIGLAYAIWRYSGAFPQLAILLGLSGLMLTVEVFSGLFDRYYRAFHDRIAGTYPISEPLTLTYGNPGEDPPGALALTPKTGKDEPSLWTWMQTHPGITLVTAMGLGLGSVLVTFVGTQIFIQSQTTVREGDAQDNQLFLELVQNLDRSVAKSDQTEAILALGTLKDPKAYQFLVDLLVQETDVSLVETIQQALFSMGPEALPYLQRANLALQKDMETLSPGSNSTQQNMIRLRLRATKQAIVKILTIDRQPPENLSLAQVDLGKTSAPVAFVAVMDKTDLSGINFRGAILSQASLKWSRFYGAGDDQRLGTFDDRIADLSGADLKEADLTGALLSNVIIRRTNLIRAILNKANLNEARLTGSNFSSAQLTGATLQSAFLETTSFTGANLNDTNFAFANLQGSRLGQVQAISSEFKLANLTQTTWENANLSQANFSSAQLQSADFTQSQLTGANFSNAQLQEANFTGAILVNTDFQGAKLAGANFEGAVFESVVKPETKDDFVEKQSPVTPSQGFAGVDFSDAQNIDPKQLTYLCSQGAIHPNCSMEN